In one Dermacentor variabilis isolate Ectoservices chromosome 4, ASM5094787v1, whole genome shotgun sequence genomic region, the following are encoded:
- the LOC142578488 gene encoding uncharacterized protein LOC142578488 yields MVRKVTRTPIQVNEPELRRSRTNCERCKTCLRQGETAKLVLRQMWRGKTDVLIEALAVGYLTASSSALHASIDGAPLVALSDVETLVLNGSGSRHLENPGQALAFSWNCNQCDKNESLYQAFIKKQLDKEVIEITDDLQSGSTQILDFVLRVSSDSDSDSATISVRVLGDEDDQVRTHPQCFAVAAGA; encoded by the exons ATGGTCCGTAAGGTGACGCGGACTCCGATCCAAGTGAACGAGCCAGAATTGCGCCGATCTCGCACGAACTGCGAACGGTGCAAAAC CTGCCTGCGCCAGGGAGAGACGGCCAAGCTGGTGCTGCGCCAGATGTGGCGCGGCAAGACGGACGTGCTGATCGAGGCTCTGGCCGTCGGCTACCTGACAGCGAGCAGCAGCGCCCTGCACGCCTCCATCGACGGCGCGCCGCTGGTCGCCTTGTCCGACGTCGAGACGCTAGTCCTCA ACGGCAGTGGTTCTCGACACCTAGAGAACCCCGGTCAAGCACTGGCATTTAGTTGGAACTGCAACCAATGCGACAAGAACGAATCCTTGTACCAAGCATTCATCAAGAAGCAACTGGACAAGGAG GTAATCGAGATCACGGACGACCTGCAGTCTGGCTCGACTCAAATACTCGACTTTGTGCTTCGCGTCAGCAGTGatagcgacagcgacagcgccaCAATCAGCGTGCGCGTTCTCGGAGATGAGGACGACCAGGTGCGAACACATCCTCAGTGTTTTGCGGTGGCGGCCGGTGCTTAG